In a single window of the Streptococcus ilei genome:
- the rpsC gene encoding 30S ribosomal protein S3: MGQKVHPIGMRVGIIRDWDAKWYAEKEYADYLHEDLAIRKFIQKELADAAVSTIEIERAVNKVNVSLHTAKPGMVIGKGGANVDALRAALNKLTGKQVHINIIEIKRPDLDAHLVGEGIARQLEQRVAFRRAQKQAIQRTMRAGAKGIKTQVSGRLNGADIARAEGYSEGTVPLHTLRADIDYAWEEADTTYGKLGVKVWIYRGEVLPARKDAKGGK, from the coding sequence GTGGGTCAAAAAGTACATCCAATTGGAATGCGTGTCGGCATCATCCGTGATTGGGATGCCAAATGGTATGCTGAAAAAGAATACGCGGATTACCTTCATGAAGATCTTGCAATCCGCAAATTTATTCAAAAAGAATTAGCTGACGCAGCGGTTTCTACTATTGAAATCGAACGCGCAGTAAACAAAGTTAACGTTTCACTTCACACTGCTAAACCAGGTATGGTTATCGGTAAAGGTGGAGCAAACGTCGATGCACTTCGTGCAGCTCTTAACAAATTGACAGGTAAACAAGTTCACATCAACATCATCGAGATCAAACGTCCTGACTTGGATGCTCACCTTGTTGGTGAAGGAATTGCTCGTCAATTGGAGCAACGTGTGGCTTTCCGTCGTGCTCAAAAACAAGCGATCCAACGTACTATGCGCGCTGGAGCTAAAGGAATTAAAACTCAAGTATCAGGTCGTTTGAACGGTGCAGATATCGCCCGTGCTGAAGGATATTCTGAAGGTACAGTTCCACTCCACACACTTCGCGCAGACATCGATTACGCTTGGGAAGAAGCAGATACAACTTACGGTAAACTTGGTGTTAAAGTATGGATCTACCGTGGTGAAGTTCTTCCAGCTCGTAAAGACGCTAAAGGAGGTAAATAA